A window of Methylobacterium bullatum genomic DNA:
ATGCGGGCGGCGAGCTCCATGTTGTGGGTGGCCACAAGCGCGGCGAGGCCCGAGGCGCGGACCAGCGAGACGAGGATGCCGAAGACATGGGCCGCCGTATGCGGGTCGAGGTTGCCGGTGGGCTCGTCGGCCAGCAGCAGGCGCGGCCCGTTGGCGACCGCGCGGGCTATGGCGACGCGCTGCTGCTCGCCGCCCGACAATTCGGCCGGGCGGTGGACCAGGCGTTCCTTCAGGCCGAGGAAGCTCAGAAGCTCGGTGGCGCGCGCCTTGGCCTCCTTGGCGCCGAGGCCACGGATGAGCTGGGGCATCACCACGTTCTCCAGGGCCGAGAATTCCGGCAGGAGGTGGTGGAACTGGTAGACGAAGCCCATCTCCTCGCGGCGAAAGCGGGTGCGCTCGGCATCGGGCATGGCCGCAGTGGGCTGGCCGCCAATATAGACCTCACCCCCATCCGGCCGCTCCAATAGGCCGGCGAGATGCAGAAGCGTGGATTTGCCGGCACCGGAGGGTGCCACCAGGGCCACGAGCTCGCCGGGCCAGATGGCGAGATCGGCCCCCCGCAGGATGTCGAGAGCTCCTGTCCCTTGCGTGTAGCGGCGTTCGACTTTGGCGAAGAACAGGGCCGGGACCGGCGGCGCACCGGCCTCGTCGGCAGAGGTGGTCATGATGGTTCTAATCTCCCCTCAGCCGTAACGCAGGGCCTGCACCGGATCGAGCCGAGCGGCGCGCCAGGAGGGATAGAGCGTCGCCACGAGCGACAGGGCGATGGAGGTGAGGACCACCACCGTGATCTCACCGGAATTCATTTCGGCGGGGATCTCGGCGAGGAACCGCACGGTCGGGTCCCAGGCCGAGGGAAACAGCACCCGCTGGATCGGCTTGATGTTGAGGGTGATGAGCGTGCCCAGTGCCAGCCCGCCCAGCGTCCCGACCACGCCGATGAGCGCCCCGTTGATGAGGAAGACCCGCATCACC
This region includes:
- the lolD gene encoding Lipoprotein-releasing system ATP-binding protein LolD, encoding MTTSADEAGAPPVPALFFAKVERRYTQGTGALDILRGADLAIWPGELVALVAPSGAGKSTLLHLAGLLERPDGGEVYIGGQPTAAMPDAERTRFRREEMGFVYQFHHLLPEFSALENVVMPQLIRGLGAKEAKARATELLSFLGLKERLVHRPAELSGGEQQRVAIARAVANGPRLLLADEPTGNLDPHTAAHVFGILVSLVRASGLAALVATHNMELAARMDRRVTIRDGLIEQLA